Within the Sphingobium baderi genome, the region GGCTTCGGGCGCGATCGTGTTCGACGCCGATACCGCTGAGCGCCGTAATGAACTGGGCGATTCGGTCATTTTGGTCCGCGTCGAAACCAGCCCCGAAGATATTCACGGCATGCACGCGGCCAAGGGCATTCTGACCGCGCGCGGAGGCATGACCAGCCACGCGGCAGTGGTGGCGCGCGGCATGGGTCGTCCCTGCGTTTCCGGCGCGGGCAGCTTGTCGATCGACAACGCCACCAAGACACTGCGTATCGACGGCCGCGAACTCAGGGAAGGAGACATTCTTACCATCGACGGTTCGACCGGTGAGGTGATGGCGGGAGAAGTCCCGACGGTGCAGCCTGAACTGGCGGGCGATTTCGGTACGCTGATGGTTTGGGCTGACAAGGTCCGCCGGCTTAAGGTCCGCGCCAATGCGGAAACGCCGCTCGACTGCCAGACTGCGCGCGATTTCGGTGCGGAAGGCGTAGGCCTGTGCCGCACCGAACATATGTTCTTCGATGCCGCGCGGATCACGGCGGTTCGTGAGATGATTTTGGCCGACAGTGAAAAGGGGCGCCGCACCGCGCTCGAAAAGCTGTTGCCGGAGCAACGGGACGACTTCGCGCAGATCTTCATGGTGATGGCGGGTTTACCTGTCACCATACGCCTGCTCGATCCGCCGCTGCACGAATTCTTGCCCCATGGCGAATCGGAGTTCGAGGAAGTGGCGAAGGCAGCCGGGGTCGGAGTCGACGCGCTCAAGCGCCGTGCCGCCGAACTGCACGAGTTCAACCCGATGCTGGGCCATCGCGGTTGCCGCCTTGGCGTCACTTATCCCGAAATCTATGAGATGCAGGCCCGCGCCATTTTCGAAGCGGCATTGCTCATCAAGCAGCGTAGCGGCGAAGCGCCGATCCCAGAGATCATGATCCCGCTGGTGGCGACGAAGAAGGAACTGGAACTGATGAAGGCGATCGTCGATCGCGTCGCCAGCGAGGTCTTTGCGGAGCAGGGGGCGACGGTCGATTATCTGGTTGGCACCATGATCGAACTACCGCGCGCAGCGCTCAAGGCCGGTGAGATCGCTGAGGTGGGTGAATTCTTCTCCTTCGGTACGAACGACCTGACGCAAACGACCATTGGTATCAGCCGTGACGATGCAGGCCGCTTCCTGACGCAATATGTCGACAAGGGCATCTTCGCTCGCGACCCGTTCGTCAGCATCGATGTGGAGGGCGTGGGCGAACTCATCGAATTGGCGACCGAACGCGGTCGCGCGGCGCGTCCTGGAATCAAGCTGGGTATTTGCGGCGAGCATGGCGGCGATCCGGCCTCCATTGCCTTTTGTGAGCAAACCGGTCTCGATTATGTGTCGGCCTCGCCCTATCGTGTGCCGATTGCCCGATTAGCTGCAGCGCAGGCTGCGCTGGCTAACAAGGCATAGAAATGGAAAAGGGCGGGTTGATGATCCGCCCTTTCTATAGGCATTATTGAGGGATAGCGGGCCGGTCATATCGACGGCCATGCTCTTCCAATTTGCCTTCATTCAGCAGTCGCGCCTGTTCAAGCCATTCCTCGCGATGAATGGTGCCGGGCGCGCGCCCCAGACGGGCCTCCAATGTCGCCTGTTGCTCGTCCGTCAGGTTTGCGATCTGCGAATAACGATGATAGCCGGCTTCATTGAGCGTGATTTCGTCCTGAAGCGATACGCCCTGCATCATGGCCAGATCGTCCCGACCGTAAGCTGCACCAGCTACCGCAGAGGCGGTTCCCGGGCCAATGGGGCCTGATTGCCTTTCAAGTTCGGCAATCCGTTCATTGGCGGCATGAAGCCGCTGATCCCGATCCTGAATGCTGTGTCTGTGGACGGTCTGCTCGTCCCGCCACAGCCTTTTATACTTGCCTCGGCCGCTTATCATAAGCCCCAGGATCAACCCAACGACCAGGGCGATGCCAAGCAATGCGATCTCGTTCAAAGTAAAAGACATGGCTATCCTCTCTGTGAAGATTGAACGATTTCAGCGCCGGAAAGTTGCTCGGAAGGCTCCCTGGAAGGAAAGGCGGAAAAAAAGAAAAAAAAGGGGCTTGCTCAATCATCACCCCCCCTATATCTGCGCCTCCACAACGCGCCCGTAGCTCAGCTGGATAGAGCATCAGACTACGAATCTGAGGGTCGGACGTTCGAATCGTTCCGGGCGCGCCAAAGCTGCTAAGCATGTCATGCAATGATATGCGGTGGATGTGGTCGCTGGCGGAATATGATGATGGCCCGCATACAAGCGCTACTTTCTGATTTTGCTGTTCTCCCAAACTGTCTCTGCTGGGGCGGAGGCCTCTTGCGACGGATCTGGAATTTACTGCAGGTGTAGCATCCCGTTCGACGAAGCGAGCATCAATGCGGTCTGACTGCGGCGGGCACGCTGGATGAGAAGGGAACAGGGTTCCGGCATGCGGTCGAACCTCGACCGTTACCTGCGTGAACTGGGCGTTGATCCAGATGTGCTCGACATGGCGTTGGTTCTGCCTCCAATGAAATCGCCCTGGCAGGTGCCGGTGTTGCCGTCCTTTCCTCACCGGCGGTCATGGCAGGGACATTGCACGCGGCCCCCATCGAGTTTGGGCCGTGTGCGTTCTTCGGTGCGCGCCACAATGAAGCTATCGCAGCAAGGCAGCAGCTGCGCTCCTGGAGCTGATCGGTTCGCATCGCTTTAAAATCGCCATCTGGTGGACAGCGGGTGCCACCCGCGTGGTGAATTGCGGAGGAATCGGCTCCTCCCAATCGACGGCGCCGTAGCGTGGTTGTCGCCATTCCAGTTGCAGGTTAGTGTCGGTTCATGACTGCTTCGCGTCCGCTGGATCGCCGCTCACTTGTTCTTGCGGGGATATCCACCGTGGTGGAGTGGTACGACTTTTCGCTCTTCCTCTATTTTGCGACGGTGCTCGCACGGCTGTTCTTCCAGGGCGAGGACGCTGTGTTGACGACGCTGGCGGGGTTTGCAGTCGCCTATTTGATGCGTCCAATCGGCGCGATGGTCTTCGGGCATTTCGGCGACCGATATGGACGGCGCGCGACGCTGCTGGTCTCAATGACGCTGATGACGACAGCCATGACGCTCACTGCAATGCTACCGACGGTGACTCAGGTTGGGCCTGTTGCAGGGGTGCTGCTGCTTATCCTGCGATGTCTGATGGGCTTTGCCGTAGGCGGCGAATATACCGGGGTCGTCGCATATTTGCTGGAAGGAGCGGCTCCAAGACGGCGTGGGCTCGTTACCTCGATGGCGGCTGCCACCAGTGAGATAGGGGCTTTGCTGGCGGCAGGAATATCGGCGGTCACGGTGAGTTTCATACCCGCTCCGGCACTCGACAGCTGGGGATGGCGCCTGCCCTTCGTTTTTGGGGCGGTCCTTGCGGGGGCCATTCTTCTGGCCCGTGCGTTTATGCAGGAGTCGCCTGAGTTCGAGGCGCATCGCCGGGCGGGGACGCTTGTTCGTTGGCCGCTTGGCCATGCCATAACGCGATATCGGTCCGGTATGCTGCGTGGCTTTGCTATTTCCGCACTGGGGTCGATCACTTATTATATCGGCATCACCTATCTGCCCGTTTACCTCACCTCGGCTGTCGGATTGACCGAGGCGCAAGCATTGCAATTAGCCACCGTGGCAGCGGTAGCGGTGATCGTGGTGACGCCCTTTGTTGGCATGCTTTCCGACAGGCTGGGCCGCCGGTCTGTACTGGTCGCTCTGGCGGTTCTCTCGGCAGTTGTGCCTTATCTGTCGTTCCGTCTGCTTGCGGACACAACGCCTATTATGGCGCTCATCGGCGCAATCCTGCTTGCCGCGTTGGCTGGCGGCGTCAGTGCGGTAGGAGCTGTGGCTACCGCAGAACAACTTCCTGCCAGGGGACGTCTGAGCGGCCTGGCGCTGGGCGCCACGACGGCGACAGCACTTTTCGGCGGCCTCACGCCCTGGCTCGCGCAAGTTCTAGTTGAACGGACGGATTCGTCTGCTGCTCCCGGGATAATGATCGCGCTCGTAGCTCTAGCGGTGCTTCCGGTGCTGTTGACTCTTCCCGAAACGCAAGCGGGAAGAGTTGCTCGTTGAATTAGTGGATCGGCGTTCTCCCGTTCCCTTCACTGGGCAGGTTGGAACATCTCCACAACTGGTTTGCTGGAGGCTTGTATTGCGCCGGAAGAGCCAGTCTCCGCGCGACGTCGGAACTCCGATGCCATGGCCTGATGCATCATGCGCGCCGAAGCGTCCGCTGTGGTTGATGCAAGCCGCTCGTGCATTCTTGCCCGGTCAAGACATTCCTGGGGCGTAAGAGCATCCGTCATGTATCGGCCTCCGCTTGAGGTGTCGGGCACGCCCCGATCTGCGACGCATGCACTCATGCCAGCGTCTCGGCAAAGCCTGACCCGTGAAAACAGCATGAAATTTACGCCTCTCGGCCACGGAATGAAAACGGAATCTGACAAGCGGAGGCGGCGCTTCACAGTCTTAATCCTCTCACCGCATCCATTCAGGCTGCGGCTGGGCCTGATGGCTCCTCAATTCGTTCCGGTTTTCAGCGTCCACTTCGCTGAGAGCTACTTCATAACCCCATAGATTCGCCAAATTTTGCAGTACCATGGTGGTGTCGCCCTCATCCAGAAGCACGCCGTTCAACACCACATGCTCCAACATCAGCAAGCGATCCCCAGCCAGATCGACGTCCACGACCTGAATATCCGGCTCCTGCTGCCCAATGTCATATTCGTGCGCCAATGTTCGCCGGATGCGCCGGTAGCCCCGTTCATCATGGATGGCGTCCACCCGGATCTCCGAGTCGTTTTCCTGATCGAGGATCTTGAACAGGCGCCATTGGCGGATCAGACGGGGACTGAGAAACTGCGAGATGAAGCTCTCATCGCGATAATTCGCCCATATGTCCTTCAGCACTTCCAGCGGATCGCCCGACCCGGCAATGTCGCCGAACCATTCGCGATCCTCCTGTGTCGGGTCCATGCAGATGCGCTCTACATCGGTCATGATGCCAAAGCCCAGCGCATAGGGATTGAAGCTGCCGAAATGCCCTGAATCATAGGTCGGCTGATAGACAACGCCGGTATGCGACTGAAGGAACTCCAGAAACGCGCCGTTGGTGATCTGCCCCCGTTCGTGCAACATCGTCATGATGCGGTAGTGGACATAGGTGGCCGCGCCCTCATTCATCGCTTTTGTCTGGCGCTGCGGGTAGAAATATTGTGCGATCAACCGAACGATCCTCAATATCTCCCGCTGCCACGCAGCTAGCTGAGGGCCGGACTTTTCGAGGAAATAGAGGATATTTTCTTGCGGCAATCCCAGCACTGCCAATCGCTCGTCACGGGCTATCGTCGCCGCCTTCGCGCCAATCGGCACCGTGCGCCATAGATCGTCGTAGATGCTCTCGCGATAGGCCTGCCGCTCGGCTTCCCGCTCCGCTTCGCGCCGTAGATCGCGGGGACGCACGCGAGGATAGCGGTGCACACCTTGGTTCATCAGCGCATGAGCCGCGTCCAGCACCCGTTCGACCGCCAACTGCCCATGTCGCTCCTCGCACAGAGTGATGTAGCGCTTGGCGAACTCCAAATAGTCGAGGATGCCGTCGGCATCGGTCCACTGGCGGAAGAGATAATTGTTCTTGAAGAAGTGGTTATGCCCGAAGGCCGCATGGGCGATCACCAGCGCCTGCATCGTGGCGCTGTTTTCCTGCATGATATAGCTGATGCAGGGGTTGGAGTTGATGACCAGTTCATAGGCCAGGCCACGCAAACCCTTGCGGTAGAGCATTTCATTGGTGACGAACTGCTTGCCGAAGGACCAGTGCTTGTAGAAGAGCGGCATGCCCACCGACGAATAGGCGTCCAGCATCTGTTCCGAACTGATAATCTCAAGCTGATTGGGATAGACGTTCAGCTTCATCTCATCGACGGCGATCGGCTCTATTGCTTCATAGATGCGGTTGACGAGCGCGAAATCCCAATCGCTTCCGGTGAACAGGGGCGTTTCGGCGCGCAGGTCCATCAGTTTGGCGCCCCTTCGCCAAGGCCCCGACGTTGGAACAGTTCACGGAAGACGGGATAGATTTCCTGCCGATGCGCGACCTTTCGCATTACGAAGTGACGATGCGCTTCCGCCACCGGGGCATAAGCCTGCCACAGGGTTGTCATCGGCTGCGTGGTCGCCGCGTCGGGAAACTTATCCCGGCCGACTTCCAGATAGGCGACATATTGGGTCATGGGCAGGATATGGTCCTGCATCAAGCTAATGACCCTTGCGTTGTCCTGCATCATATTGTCACCATCGGACGCCTGCGCGACATAGATGTTCCAGTTGTCGGGGCGATAGCGATCCGCCGCCACCTCGATCAGCTTGTCGAGCGCGCTCGACACGAGCGTGCCGCCCGTGACCGTGCTGTAGAAGAAGGTCTGCTCATCGACCTCCGCCGCCCGGTCGGTATGGTGGATGAACACAACCTCGACATGCTCGTAACAGCGGGACAGGAATAGATGGAGCAAGGCGAAGAAGCGTTTCGCCAGATCCTTCATATGCTCGCTCATGGAGCCGGACACGTCCATCAGGCAGAACATCACCGCTTGTGCGACGGGGCGGGGCACAGCTTCGAACCGGCGATACCGCAGGTCGACGGGATCAATATAAGCGATCAAATTGCGGCGGCGGACGAGGTGAGCATGGTCCTCACGCAGCCGCTTCAGCCGATCCGCATCCTCCGGCCGGAGTGGATCGAGGGCTTCGATCGTCGCCATTTCCTCTTCAATCCGCTGCACTTCAGCACCACTCGGCCGCCGGAGCGCCATGCGCCGTGCCATTGCCTTCTGCATGGTGCGGGGCACGGACAGGTTGGAGGGCGATCCGGCGGTGGAATAGCCCGTGCGCCTGATCCCATCGACTTCCCCGCCGATCAGCCGCCGCTTGGCAAGGTCCGGCAGTTCCAGATCGTCGAGAAACAGGTCGAGAAATTCCTCCCGGCTGAGCACGAACTGGAAATCGTCATTCCCTTCGCCCGTGCCGGCATCCGCACCATTCCCTTCGCCGCCTTCGGGTCGCTTGATCCGGTCACCTTCCAAATAGTCATGATTGCCGGGCAGCACCCGCTCGCGATTGCCGCCCTTCCCGGCGCGGTGGAAGGTCGGTTCATAGATCGCGTCGCGGCCGATGGAGATTTCACTCTCCTTATCGAGTTCGCGGATGCTGCGATCCTTCAGGCTGTCGCGCACCGCCTTTTGCACATACGCTCTTGCCCTTCGCAGGAAACGCTGCCGGTTGACCAGGCTCTTGCCGCCGGGGTTCAGGCGTCTGTCGACGATGTGCATGTCGGTCGGCGCACCTCCCTCAACCTGCCTGTTTGACGCGGATATACCATTCTACCAAACGCCTTACCTGCCGCTCAGTATAGCCGCGCTCGATCATGCGGGAGACGAACTCCTCATGCTTGCCGGCCGTGTCGCCGTCTTTTTTCGACCCAAAGCTGATGACGGGCAGCAGATCCTCGACCTGGCTGAACATCCGCTTTTCGATGACTTCACGAATCTTTTCATAGGATGTCCATGACGGGTTGCGACCGTCATGGCTGGCCCGCATCCGCAGCGCGAACTTCACGACTTCGTTGCGGAAATCCTTGGGATTGGCGATCCCGGCGGGCTTTTCCGTCTTGGTCAGTTCCTGATTGATAATTTCTCGGTTGAGTAACTGGCCGGTGTCAGGGTCTTTGAAGTCCAGATCCTCGATCCATGCATCGGCATAAGCGACATAGCGGTCGAACAGATTCTGCCCGTAATCATCATAGGATTCGAGATAGGCTTTCTGAATCTCGTTTCCGATGAACTCGGCATAGCGGGGCGCCAATTCGCCCTTGATGAACTCCAGATAGCGGGCCTCCGTCTCGGTGGGGAACTGTTCCTGACGGACCATGCCTTCTAGCACATAGATGAGGTGGACGGGGTCCGCCGCGATCTCGGTGGTGTCGTGGTTGAAGGTCGCCGACAGCGCCTTGAAGGCGAAGCGGGTGGATATGCCCGACATCCCCTCATCCACGCCCGCCGCGTCGCGATATTCCTGCAGGCTTTTCGCGCGCGGGTCGATTTCCCGCAGCATTTCGCCGTCATAGACGCGCATCTTCGAATAGAGATTGCTGTTCTCATGCTCGCGCAGCCGCGTCAGCACGGAAAAGCGCGCCAGCATGTCCAGCGTCCCCGGCGCGCAGGGCGCCTTGTTCAGATCGGAATCGCGCAGCAACTTCTCATAGACCTGCCGTTCCTCCGTCGCCTGCAGGCTATAGGGTACCTTGATGACGTAGATGCGATCGATAAAGGCTTCGTTATTCTTGTTGTTCTTGAAATTCTGCCATTCCGATTCATTGCTATGGGCCATGATGATTCCGGTGAAAGGAATGGCCCCGATATTCTCTGTCCCGATATAATTGCCTTCCTGTGTCGCCGTCAGCAGTGGATGGAGCATCTTGATCGGCGCCTTGAACATCTCGACAAATTCGAGGATGCCCTGATTTGCTCGGTTGAGGCCGCCGGAATAGCTGTAGGCATCGGGATCGTTTTGGGAGAGCATCTCCAGCTTGCGGATATCGACCTTGCCTACCAGCGAGGAGATGTCCTGGTTATTCTCGTCGCCCGGCTCGGTCTTCGAAATGGCGATCTGGCGAATACGGGAAGGCATCAGCCGGACGACCGTGAAGCGGGAAATGTCGCCGCTGAACTCATCGAGCCGCTTGCGGCACCAAGGGCTGATAAGGCCTGTCAGCCGCCGCCGAGGAATGCCGTAGCTGTCCTCGATCATGTCGCCATGGGTTTCCGCGTCGAACAGTGCCAGCGGGCTTTCGAAGATCGGGCTGATTTCCTCCCCGGCTTTCAGCGCATAGATGGGGTGCGCTTCCATCAGCGACTTCAATCGCTCCGCCAGCGAGGACTTGCCGCCGCCCACCGGGCCGAGCAGGTAGAGGATCTGCTTGCGTTCCT harbors:
- the ppdK gene encoding pyruvate, phosphate dikinase translates to MLTMEENSMSTTATRYVYRFGGGVDDGGKGDKNLLGGKGANLDGMAAIGLPVPPGFTITTEMCTRYYQDGGVYPESLKAEVESGISHIESVTGKTFGDADDPLLVSVRSGARISMPGMMDTVLNLGLNDETVLGLATASGDERFAWDSYRRFIQMYSDVVLELDHGAFEEALEIAKEDQGYTLDTEMTAEDWKALVAEYKTLVSKLWGKDFPQNVSDQLWGAISAVFGSWQADRAKVYRRLNSIPHDWGTAVNVQAMVFGNMGDTSATGVAFTRDPATGENAYYGEYLINAQGEDVVAGIRTPQYLTKQARERAGAKPLSMEEAMPETYAELARVFETLEKHYRDMQDIEFTVQQGKLWMLQTRSGKRTAKAALKIAVDMASEGLISEEEAVARVDPAALDQLLHPTLDPKASRDVLTKGLPASPGAASGAIVFDADTAERRNELGDSVILVRVETSPEDIHGMHAAKGILTARGGMTSHAAVVARGMGRPCVSGAGSLSIDNATKTLRIDGRELREGDILTIDGSTGEVMAGEVPTVQPELAGDFGTLMVWADKVRRLKVRANAETPLDCQTARDFGAEGVGLCRTEHMFFDAARITAVREMILADSEKGRRTALEKLLPEQRDDFAQIFMVMAGLPVTIRLLDPPLHEFLPHGESEFEEVAKAAGVGVDALKRRAAELHEFNPMLGHRGCRLGVTYPEIYEMQARAIFEAALLIKQRSGEAPIPEIMIPLVATKKELELMKAIVDRVASEVFAEQGATVDYLVGTMIELPRAALKAGEIAEVGEFFSFGTNDLTQTTIGISRDDAGRFLTQYVDKGIFARDPFVSIDVEGVGELIELATERGRAARPGIKLGICGEHGGDPASIAFCEQTGLDYVSASPYRVPIARLAAAQAALANKA
- a CDS encoding MFS transporter yields the protein MTASRPLDRRSLVLAGISTVVEWYDFSLFLYFATVLARLFFQGEDAVLTTLAGFAVAYLMRPIGAMVFGHFGDRYGRRATLLVSMTLMTTAMTLTAMLPTVTQVGPVAGVLLLILRCLMGFAVGGEYTGVVAYLLEGAAPRRRGLVTSMAAATSEIGALLAAGISAVTVSFIPAPALDSWGWRLPFVFGAVLAGAILLARAFMQESPEFEAHRRAGTLVRWPLGHAITRYRSGMLRGFAISALGSITYYIGITYLPVYLTSAVGLTEAQALQLATVAAVAVIVVTPFVGMLSDRLGRRSVLVALAVLSAVVPYLSFRLLADTTPIMALIGAILLAALAGGVSAVGAVATAEQLPARGRLSGLALGATTATALFGGLTPWLAQVLVERTDSSAAPGIMIALVALAVLPVLLTLPETQAGRVAR
- a CDS encoding SpoVR family protein, producing MDLRAETPLFTGSDWDFALVNRIYEAIEPIAVDEMKLNVYPNQLEIISSEQMLDAYSSVGMPLFYKHWSFGKQFVTNEMLYRKGLRGLAYELVINSNPCISYIMQENSATMQALVIAHAAFGHNHFFKNNYLFRQWTDADGILDYLEFAKRYITLCEERHGQLAVERVLDAAHALMNQGVHRYPRVRPRDLRREAEREAERQAYRESIYDDLWRTVPIGAKAATIARDERLAVLGLPQENILYFLEKSGPQLAAWQREILRIVRLIAQYFYPQRQTKAMNEGAATYVHYRIMTMLHERGQITNGAFLEFLQSHTGVVYQPTYDSGHFGSFNPYALGFGIMTDVERICMDPTQEDREWFGDIAGSGDPLEVLKDIWANYRDESFISQFLSPRLIRQWRLFKILDQENDSEIRVDAIHDERGYRRIRRTLAHEYDIGQQEPDIQVVDVDLAGDRLLMLEHVVLNGVLLDEGDTTMVLQNLANLWGYEVALSEVDAENRNELRSHQAQPQPEWMR
- a CDS encoding YeaH/YhbH family protein, which codes for MHIVDRRLNPGGKSLVNRQRFLRRARAYVQKAVRDSLKDRSIRELDKESEISIGRDAIYEPTFHRAGKGGNRERVLPGNHDYLEGDRIKRPEGGEGNGADAGTGEGNDDFQFVLSREEFLDLFLDDLELPDLAKRRLIGGEVDGIRRTGYSTAGSPSNLSVPRTMQKAMARRMALRRPSGAEVQRIEEEMATIEALDPLRPEDADRLKRLREDHAHLVRRRNLIAYIDPVDLRYRRFEAVPRPVAQAVMFCLMDVSGSMSEHMKDLAKRFFALLHLFLSRCYEHVEVVFIHHTDRAAEVDEQTFFYSTVTGGTLVSSALDKLIEVAADRYRPDNWNIYVAQASDGDNMMQDNARVISLMQDHILPMTQYVAYLEVGRDKFPDAATTQPMTTLWQAYAPVAEAHRHFVMRKVAHRQEIYPVFRELFQRRGLGEGAPN
- a CDS encoding PrkA family serine protein kinase, coding for MANSELFSSFMRAYDDRHQAEMSVEDYLLGCRNDPLMHASAPERLLAAIGEPEIIDTSRDSRLGRIFMNRTIRRYKSFSNFYGMEGTIEHIVSFLRHASQGLEERKQILYLLGPVGGGKSSLAERLKSLMEAHPIYALKAGEEISPIFESPLALFDAETHGDMIEDSYGIPRRRLTGLISPWCRKRLDEFSGDISRFTVVRLMPSRIRQIAISKTEPGDENNQDISSLVGKVDIRKLEMLSQNDPDAYSYSGGLNRANQGILEFVEMFKAPIKMLHPLLTATQEGNYIGTENIGAIPFTGIIMAHSNESEWQNFKNNKNNEAFIDRIYVIKVPYSLQATEERQVYEKLLRDSDLNKAPCAPGTLDMLARFSVLTRLREHENSNLYSKMRVYDGEMLREIDPRAKSLQEYRDAAGVDEGMSGISTRFAFKALSATFNHDTTEIAADPVHLIYVLEGMVRQEQFPTETEARYLEFIKGELAPRYAEFIGNEIQKAYLESYDDYGQNLFDRYVAYADAWIEDLDFKDPDTGQLLNREIINQELTKTEKPAGIANPKDFRNEVVKFALRMRASHDGRNPSWTSYEKIREVIEKRMFSQVEDLLPVISFGSKKDGDTAGKHEEFVSRMIERGYTERQVRRLVEWYIRVKQAG